In Pseudomonas saudiphocaensis, one DNA window encodes the following:
- a CDS encoding DUF6968 family protein — protein sequence MQDEYEAPPSVPLGTVIAQRTLHTETGGDVTISIGQPVHIGDGWDWACPYLIEGLQTPIQHRVFGIDALQTLQLVSVSIRDKLEQCGERLNWLDDDYWQAGFPMLLQSYGDRQIEESC from the coding sequence ATGCAGGATGAATATGAAGCACCTCCATCCGTGCCCCTGGGAACGGTGATCGCGCAGCGTACCCTGCATACCGAAACCGGTGGTGACGTGACGATTTCTATCGGCCAGCCGGTGCATATCGGCGACGGCTGGGACTGGGCCTGCCCTTACCTGATCGAAGGGCTGCAAACGCCGATACAGCACCGGGTATTCGGTATCGATGCCCTGCAGACCTTACAGCTGGTTTCAGTCTCGATCCGCGACAAGCTGGAGCAATGCGGCGAGCGCCTGAACTGGCTGGATGATGACTACTGGCAGGCCGGCTTTCCCATGCTGCTGCAGTCCTACGGCGACAGGCAGATCGAGGAAAGCTGCTGA
- a CDS encoding DUF5629 family protein: MTDTLYLLDQLETADMLEIDGLHASDFSLDEPLLDEAEAAAEADQPFASEATVLRIEAVDGRERRQWQFSYNQVMEALYQPEDDSWQLEGDHVIRCFAAIGAEGDD; this comes from the coding sequence ATGACCGACACGCTCTATCTGCTGGACCAACTGGAAACCGCTGACATGCTGGAGATCGACGGCCTGCATGCCAGCGACTTCAGCCTCGACGAGCCGCTGCTCGATGAGGCTGAAGCGGCTGCCGAGGCCGACCAGCCCTTTGCCAGTGAAGCGACCGTCCTGCGCATCGAGGCCGTTGATGGCCGCGAGCGCCGGCAATGGCAGTTCAGCTACAACCAGGTAATGGAAGCGCTGTATCAGCCCGAAGACGACAGCTGGCAACTGGAAGGCGATCATGTGATCAGATGCTTCGCAGCCATCGGTGCCGAAGGCGACGACTGA